ACTCAAATTTCTAAAGGAAAATTGAATGTGTTCTATCAAAACTTTGAGAAGACCTAAGAATAAATAGAGTATAAAGAACATCTTTTCTAAATTTGTTTTATTACTTTTTAGTGGAAGATAAAATTTATTTTTCTTAATCCTTTTTAAAATAAATTCATATTTGGCAAAAAGTGCAACGACTGCTAATTTATACCTCAAAGATGGAACAGTTTTTAAATTTTGTTTTTCTATCAAAAAGTAATCTTCTGCAAATTTTACTTTCTCTTGCACCCATTGTCTAAAAGATGGAGTGTTAATATAATTTAACTCTATCTTATAATCTCCAATGTCTTCGACAGGTATATTAATCCATCCTTGATATAAATCTTCAATAAAATCTCTAAGGATGTGAATTTGTTTACAAGCTATACCACCATAAGGTTTAGAGGAAAGGGAATAATTTCCCTTAGGTTTACAAAAAAATAAAAAAGTATTAAGGTATGAGGTGACTTCTATTTCTATAAATTTATAAAGTTCCTTTTTCTGGGGAATTAAATTTTCTCTCTGTATATCATATTCTATAGCAGAGAACATTCCCAATATATGATTTTTTAATCTTAGTCCATTTTGTAAATCAAACAGAGCTAAATAATAAATGTACTTTTCTTCCTCTATCAGATATTTTTCTTTTAGTTCTTTATCCGCATAAGTTTTTAAAAGAATCTCTCGCTGGGAGTTTATAAAGTAAATTTTCTCTTCATAACTTCGGTTTGGTAAATCAGCTATATCATCAACCCATCG
The sequence above is a segment of the bacterium genome. Coding sequences within it:
- a CDS encoding squalene/phytoene synthase family protein: MFTQYNQIKEELHKILLTAKKRTKEKHPYIYILAQLFFNRGCKEYFFLWYFYFRWVDDIADLPNRSYEEKIYFINSQREILLKTYADKELKEKYLIEEEKYIYYLALFDLQNGLRLKNHILGMFSAIEYDIQRENLIPQKKELYKFIEIEVTSYLNTFLFFCKPKGNYSLSSKPYGGIACKQIHILRDFIEDLYQGWINIPVEDIGDYKIELNYINTPSFRQWVQEKVKFAEDYFLIEKQNLKTVPSLRYKLAVVALFAKYEFILKRIKKNKFYLPLKSNKTNLEKMFFILYLFLGLLKVLIEHIQFSFRNLSIFKH